A DNA window from Arachis hypogaea cultivar Tifrunner chromosome 18, arahy.Tifrunner.gnm2.J5K5, whole genome shotgun sequence contains the following coding sequences:
- the LOC112769452 gene encoding protein FAR1-RELATED SEQUENCE 5-like, with protein sequence MRKGGLGTAHIFAALSSQSGGHHNVPFLPRDLYNQVAQQRRRLKGDASAALQFLRKMKSIDPVMVIRYEVDRFHSIKNLFWCDGISQMDYQLFGDVLAFDATYKKNKYHCPLVVFSGVNNHNRTVVFAAALVCDESEQTYIWLLKSLLEAMKGKAPISVITDGNPRFTSQFKKCMLGDYEVGVFRSKWDRMVEEFDVQDKQWIIDMYDNRHSWATAHIRGKFFAGFRTTSRCEGLHSVIAKYVKSRYNLRDFVEHFDRCVAYIRFKDSLADFECAHGVPVMQTHLLSLEKSAANLYTREVFFLFRPIIIRSGSMKVLDCIDVGSYMLYMVVKYGSPNDTWQVSFCDLPMEFTCSCMRMESFGIPCEHILSVLVTLDICELPKCLVLDRWTKNVKQQIQDTRGFTWDCLKSTQYWCLMDWFRLVATLSAGKDDRFRSMRDWAINTVDKMKADDIASAVASSSAIPATHTDPRDPPIRRRAKDRAGQRCSICRELGHNKTTCPDRSKYDRSSHERHNLPTDDDAYEAMWDEEEDFIYEEDEGECADMEIDDSNYEFGNEDDGANEIN encoded by the exons ATGAGGAAGGGTGGATTAGGCACTGCACATATTTTTGCAGCACTCTCAAGCCAATCTGGTGGTCACCACAATGTTCCCTTTTTGCCCAGGGACTTGTACAATCAAGTCGCACAGCAACGTCGACGGTTGAAGGGTGATGCTAGTGCGGCTCTTCAATTTTTGAGGAAGATGAAGTCCATTGATCCTGTCATGGTTATAAGATATGAGGTTGATAGGTTTCACTCgataaagaatttattttggtgtgATGGAATAAGCCAAATGGATTATCAATTGTTTGGTGATGTATTGGCTTTTGACGCTACTTACAAGAAGAACAAATATCATTGTCCACTTGTCGTTTTTTCGGGTGTTAATAACCATAACCGCACAGTTGTCTTTGCAGCCGCTCTTGTGTGTGATGAGTCGGAGCAAACATATATTTGGTTGTTAAAAAGTTTGCTGGAAGCAATGAAGGGGAAGGCCCCAATTTCAGTTATCACAGATG GTAACCCTAGGTTCACATCGCAGTTTAAGAAATGCATGCTGGGTGATTACGAGGTTGGTGTATTCCGTAGTAAGTGGGATCGGATGGTTGAAGAGTTTGATGTGCAAGACAAGCAATGGATAATTGATATGTATGATAACCGTCATAGTTGGGCAACAGCACATATCCGTGGGAAGTTCTTTGCTGGGTTTAGGACCACTTCTCGATGTGAGGGGTTGCACTCAGTTATTGCAAAGTATGTCAAGTCCAGGTATAATTTAAGAGATTTTGTAGAGCACTTTGATAGATGTGTTGCCTACATTCGTTTCAAAGATAGTCTAGCAGACTTTGAATGTGCACATGGAGTACCTGTGATGCAAACTCATTTATTGTCATTGGAGAAGTCTGCAGCTAATTTATATACAAGAGAGGTATTTTTTCTATTTCGCCCTATTATTATAAGGTCTGGTTCAATGAAAGTGTTAGATTGCATTGATGTTGGTTCTTATATGTTATACATGGTGGTTAAGTATGGTAGTCCTAACGATACATGGCAAGTATCTTTCTGTGATTTACCAATGGAGTTTACTTGCTCCTGTATGAGGATGGAGTCATTTGGCATTCCTTGCGAACACATTCTATCTGTTTTAGTTACACTTGACATTTGTGAATTGCCAAAATGTTTAGTTCTAGATAGGTGGACCAAAAATGTGAAACAACAAATACAAGATACAAGGGGGTTCACTTGGGATTGCTTAAAGTCTACCCAATACTGGTGTTTGATGGACTGGTTTAGATTGGTGGCTACACTATCAGCAGGTAAAGATGATAGGTTCAGGAGCATGAGGGATTGGGCGATAAACACAGTGGATAAAATGAAAGCTGATGATATTGCTAGTGCAGTTGCTTCTAGTAGTGCAATTCCTGCCACTCATACAGATCCTCGTGACCCCCCAATTCGTAGAAGAGCTAAGGATCGTGCCGGACAACGGTGTAGTATATGCCGGGAGCTCGGACATAACAAAACTACATGTCCAGATCGGAGTAAGTATGATAGGAGTTCACATGAACGGCATAATCTACCTACAGATGATGATGCATATGAGGCTATGTGGGATGAGGAAGAAGACTTCATTTACGAGGAAGATGAAGGTGAATGTGCG GATATGGAGATAGATGACTCTAattatgaatttggaaatgaggaCGATGGAGCCAATGAAATTAATTAG